A single region of the Brassica rapa cultivar Chiifu-401-42 chromosome A03, CAAS_Brap_v3.01, whole genome shotgun sequence genome encodes:
- the LOC103861345 gene encoding protein FIZZY-RELATED 2, with product MEDPTASNATPPANSSPHLSPPPSMSTPIISLESRINRLINANQSPSPSRSIYSDRFIPSRSGSNYALFDLAKDGKEDGAGSYATLLRAAMFGPETPEKRDITGFSTSRNIFRFKTETNRCSDSFSPFVSDDGPGVSQSPIKALRKVSRSPYKVLDAPALQDDFYLNLVDWSAQNVLAVGLGNCVYLWNASSSKVTTLCDLGADDSVCSVGWNFRGTHLAVGTSNGKVQIWDASRCKRTRTMEGHRLRVGALAWSSSVLSSGSRDKSILQRDIRCEEDHVSKLTGHKSEVCGLKWSYDNRELASGGNDNRLFVWNQHSTQPVLKYSEHTAAVKAIAWSPHVHGLLASGGGTADRCIRFWNTTTNAHLSSIDTGSQVCNLAWSKNVNELVSTHGYSQNQIIVWKYPTMSKVATLTGHTYRVLYLAVSPDGQTIVTGAGDETLRFWNVFPSPKSQNTDSEIGSTFFGRTTIR from the exons ATGGAAGATCCTACCGCAAGCAATGCGACTCCTCCGGCGAATTCTTCTCCTCACCTCAGTCCACCACCGTCGATGAGCACTCCGATCATCTCACTCGAGTCACGAATCAACCGTTTGATCAATGCCAACCAATCTCCATCGCCATCACGGTCTATATACTCTGATAGATTCATCCCCAGTAGATCCGGATCCAATTACGCGCTCTTCGATCTCGCTAAAGACGGGAAAGAAGACGGAGCTGGCTCTTACGCGACTCTGCTACGCGCGGCGATGTTCGGTCCCGAGACGCCGGAGAAGAGAGACATCACTGGGTTCTCTACGTCGCGAAATATTTTTCGGTTTAAGACGGAGACGAATCGGTGTTCGGATTCGTTTTCGCCGTTTGTGTCTGATGATGGTCCTGGTGTTAGCCAGAGTCCGATCAAGGCGTTGAGGAAGGTGTCGCGATCGCCCTATaag GTACTAGATGCACCGGCTTTGCAagatgatttttatttaaatctgGTTGACTGGTCAGCGCAGAATGTTCTTGCGGTGGGATTAGGGAACTGCGTGTATTTGTGGAATGCTAGTAGTAGCAAG GTTACTACGCTATGTGATCTAGGGGCTGATGATAGTGTTTGCTCAGTAGGTTGGAACTTCCGTGGAACTCATCTGGCTGTTGGAACTAGTAACGGGAAAGTACAG ATATGGGATGCGTCGCGGTGCAAGAGGACAAGAACAATGGAAGGACATCGTCTAAGAGTTGGAGCACTGGCATGGAGCTCATCTGTTCTTTCATCTGGTAGCAGAGACAAGAGTATTCTTCAAAGAGACATACGTTGCGAAGAAGATCATGTCAGTAAACTCACAGGTCACAAATCCGAAGTATGCGGACTCAAGTGGTCTTACGATAACAGAGAGTTAGCATCTGGTGGAAACGACAATAGG CTTTTTGTATGGAACCAACATTCAACACAACCAGTATTGAAATATAGTGAACACACAGCAGCGGTTAAAGCAATTGCTTGGTCTCCTCATGTGCACGGGCTTCTTGCTTCTGGTGGTGGGACTGCTGATAGATGCATACGTTTTTGGAATACAACCACAAATGCTCATTTAAGTTCCATAGATACTGGCAGTCAG GTATGCAATCTAGCTTGGTCTAAAAATGTAAACGAGCTGGTTAGCACGCACGGATACTCCCAAAACCAAATCATAGTCTGGAAATACCCAACCATGTCCAAA GTTGCAACTTTAACCGGTCACACATACCGTGTTCTGTACCTTGCGGTCTCACCTGATGGACAGACGATTGTAACAGGAGCAGGAGATGAAACCTTAAGGTTCTGGAATGTCTTCCCATCCCCAAAATCTCAG AACACGGATAGTGAAATCGGTTCAACATTCTTTGGTAGAACAACAATAAGGTGA
- the LOC103861346 gene encoding magnesium dechelatase SGR1, chloroplastic has protein sequence MCSLSANMLLPTKLKPAYSDKRGNSTNSLLVSNTRSKRKNQSVVPMARLFGPAIFESSKLKVLFLGVDDKKHPPTLPRTYTLTHSDITAKLTLAISHSINNSQLEGWANRLYRDEVVAEWKKVKGDMSLHVHCHISGGHFLLDLFPKLRYYIFSKELPVVLKAIVHGDGNLLNNYPDLQEALVWVYFHSNADEFNRVECWGPLWEATSSDGHRTQTLPQTRCKDECSCCFPQVSSIPWSHSLSNEGVTDYPGTQAEGMPKPEKL, from the exons atgtgTAGTTTGTCAGCGAACATGTTGTTACCGACAAAGCTGAAACCAGCTTATTCAGACAAACGGGGTAATAGTACGAACTCACTTCTTGTCTCCAATACAAGATCCAAGAGGAAGAACCAATCAGTTGTTCCT ATGGCAAGATTGTTTGGACCGGCTATTTTCGAATCATCCAAGCTGAAAGTGTTGTTTCTAGGGGTTGATGACAAGAAGCATCCACCAACGCTCCCAAGAACGTATACTCTCACTCACAGTGACATTACAGCTAAACTAACCTTagctatttctcactctattaACAACTCTCAG TTGGAAGGATGGGCAAATAGGCTATACAGAGATGAAGTGGTAGCAGAATGGAAGAAAGTGAAAGGGGACATGTCTCTTCACGTCCACTGCCACATTAGCGGTGGCCATTTCCTCTTAGATCTCTTCCCAAAGTTACGATACTACATCTTTTCCAAAGAACTACCTGTt GTGTTGAAGGCTATTGTTCATGGAGACGGCAACTTGTTGAACAACTATCCCGATTTACAAGAAGCTCTTGTTTGGGTTTATTTCCATTCTAATGCCGATGAGTTCAACAGAGTTGAATGTTGGGGTCCGCTTTGGGAAGCTACTTCGTCTGATGGTCACAGGACTCAAACTCTTCCTCAGACTCGGTGCAAGGATGAGTGCAGTTGTTGTTTCCCGCAGGTTAGCTCGATTCCGTGGTCTCATAGTCTTAGTAACGAAGGTGTTACTGACTACCCTGGGACGCAGGCCGAGGGAATGCCTAAGCCGGAGAAACTCTAG
- the LOC103861750 gene encoding cysteine-rich receptor-like protein kinase 11, translated as MSPEYAMHGQYSMKSDVYSFGVLVFEIISGKRNSVVYQMDETSTTGNLVTNAWRLWKNQSPLELVDAVIGRKYQRNEVTRCIHIACVQDKPRRPSTVIILMLTLPKPRLPRFFRRVWHKLDQASDGFKSSQPTGRAVGCSVNDVTITEPSLKMEFKSE; from the exons ATGTCACCAGAGTATGCAATGCATGGACAATACTCTATGAAATCTGACGTTTACAGTTTTGGAGTCTTAGTTTTTGAGATCATAAGCGGTAAGAGAAACAGTGTTGTCTACCAGATGGATGAAACTAGTACTACTGGAAACTTGGTCACAAAT GCTTGGAGGCTTTGGAAAAACCAGTCACCATTAGAGCTGGTGGATGCGGTCATTGGAAGGAAATATCAGAGAAATGAAGTCACTAGATGCATCCACATTGCATGCGTTCAAGACAAACCTAGAAGACCGTCCACTGTTATCATCTTGATGCTCACTTTACCAAAGCCTCGTCTACCTAGATTTTTCCGGCGAGTCTGGCACAAACTGGACCAGGCATCAGATGGATTTAAATCAAGTCAACCTACAGGAAGAGCTGTTGGATGTTCTGTTAATGACGTGACGATTACTGAACCTTCGTTGAAGATGGAATTCAAGTCTGAATGA
- the LOC103861347 gene encoding dihydroorotase, mitochondrial isoform X1, with the protein MINTLVSPSSVGFGSQKPKFDKSCKKVKQRAVRMELTITQPDDWHLHLRDGDLLQAVVPHSASHFRRAVVMPNLKPPVTTTAAAITYRESIMKALPIGSSFDPLMTLYLTDKTHPDEIKLARESGVVYAVKLYPAGATTNSQDGVTDLFGKCLPVLEEMVKQNMPLLVHGEVTDPSIDVFDREKIFIETVLQPLIQRLPQLKVVMEHITTMDAVNFVESCKEGFVGATVTPQHLLLNRNALFQGGLQPHNYCLPVLKREIHREAIVKAVTSGSKKFFLGTDSAPHERRRKESSCGCAGIYSAPVALSLYAKVFDEAGALDKLEAFTSFNGPDFYGLPRNSSKITLKKAPWKVPEVLSFSFGEIIPMFAGETLQWQPSFE; encoded by the exons ATGATCAATACTCTGGTTTCTCCTTCTAGTGTT GGATTTGGATCTCAGAAACCGAAGTTTGACAAATCTTGTAAGAAAGTGAAGCAGAGAGCAGTAAGAATGGAACTCACAATCACTCAGCCTGATGATTGGCATCTTCATCTCCGTGACGGCGATCTCCTTCAGGCTGTTGTTCCCCACAG TGCGAGTCATTTTAGGAGAGCGGTTGTGATGCCGAATCTGAAGCCCCCTGTGACCACTACTGCAGCTGCCATTACTTACCGTGAATCTATCATGAAAGCTTTGCCAATTGGGAGCAGCTTTGATCCACTAATGACTCTTTATTTGACTGACAAAACCCATCCTGATGAGATCAAGCTCGCCA GGGAGAGTGGTGTGGTTTACGCGGTGAAGCTGTACCCTGCCGGAGCCACAACCAACTCTCAAGATGGTGTCACAGACCTCTTTGGGAAATGCTTGCCAGTATTAGAAGAGATGGTCAAACAAAACATGCCTCTTCTG GTTCATGGAGAGGTCACAGATCCGAGTATTGATGTCTTTGACCGCGAGAAAATCTTCATTGAGACGGTTCTGCAGCCTCTAATCCAACGCCTTCCACAGCTGAAAGTAGTGATGGAACACATCACTACGATGGATGCTGTGAACTTCGTTGAATCTTGCAAAGAAG GGTTTGTGGGTGCCACAGTCACACCACAGCATCTCCTTCTCAACAGGAACGCTCTTTTCCAAGGTGGATTACAACCGCACAACTACTGCCTTCCCGTTCTCAAAAGAGAGATACACC GAGAAGCCATTGTCAAAGCTGTAACTAGTGGAAGCAAGAAGTTCTTCCTAGGCACAGATAGTGCTCCACATGAGCGGAGAAGAAAAGAATCATCATGTGGATGTGCTGGTATTTACAGCGCTCCTGTTGCTTTGTCTCTATACGCCAAGGTCTTTGATGAG GCGGGTGCGCTTGACAAGTTGGAAGCTTTCACAAGCTTCAATGGACCTGATTTCTATGGCCTCCCGAGAAACTCTTCAAAGATTACACTGAAGAAAGCTCCTTGGAAGGTTCCTGAGGTCTTATCCTTCTCATTTGGAGAGATCATTCCAATGTTTGCTGGAGAAACCCTTCAATGGCAACCATCTTTCGAGTAA
- the LOC103861347 gene encoding dihydroorotase, mitochondrial isoform X2: MELTITQPDDWHLHLRDGDLLQAVVPHSASHFRRAVVMPNLKPPVTTTAAAITYRESIMKALPIGSSFDPLMTLYLTDKTHPDEIKLARESGVVYAVKLYPAGATTNSQDGVTDLFGKCLPVLEEMVKQNMPLLVHGEVTDPSIDVFDREKIFIETVLQPLIQRLPQLKVVMEHITTMDAVNFVESCKEGFVGATVTPQHLLLNRNALFQGGLQPHNYCLPVLKREIHREAIVKAVTSGSKKFFLGTDSAPHERRRKESSCGCAGIYSAPVALSLYAKVFDEAGALDKLEAFTSFNGPDFYGLPRNSSKITLKKAPWKVPEVLSFSFGEIIPMFAGETLQWQPSFE, translated from the exons ATGGAACTCACAATCACTCAGCCTGATGATTGGCATCTTCATCTCCGTGACGGCGATCTCCTTCAGGCTGTTGTTCCCCACAG TGCGAGTCATTTTAGGAGAGCGGTTGTGATGCCGAATCTGAAGCCCCCTGTGACCACTACTGCAGCTGCCATTACTTACCGTGAATCTATCATGAAAGCTTTGCCAATTGGGAGCAGCTTTGATCCACTAATGACTCTTTATTTGACTGACAAAACCCATCCTGATGAGATCAAGCTCGCCA GGGAGAGTGGTGTGGTTTACGCGGTGAAGCTGTACCCTGCCGGAGCCACAACCAACTCTCAAGATGGTGTCACAGACCTCTTTGGGAAATGCTTGCCAGTATTAGAAGAGATGGTCAAACAAAACATGCCTCTTCTG GTTCATGGAGAGGTCACAGATCCGAGTATTGATGTCTTTGACCGCGAGAAAATCTTCATTGAGACGGTTCTGCAGCCTCTAATCCAACGCCTTCCACAGCTGAAAGTAGTGATGGAACACATCACTACGATGGATGCTGTGAACTTCGTTGAATCTTGCAAAGAAG GGTTTGTGGGTGCCACAGTCACACCACAGCATCTCCTTCTCAACAGGAACGCTCTTTTCCAAGGTGGATTACAACCGCACAACTACTGCCTTCCCGTTCTCAAAAGAGAGATACACC GAGAAGCCATTGTCAAAGCTGTAACTAGTGGAAGCAAGAAGTTCTTCCTAGGCACAGATAGTGCTCCACATGAGCGGAGAAGAAAAGAATCATCATGTGGATGTGCTGGTATTTACAGCGCTCCTGTTGCTTTGTCTCTATACGCCAAGGTCTTTGATGAG GCGGGTGCGCTTGACAAGTTGGAAGCTTTCACAAGCTTCAATGGACCTGATTTCTATGGCCTCCCGAGAAACTCTTCAAAGATTACACTGAAGAAAGCTCCTTGGAAGGTTCCTGAGGTCTTATCCTTCTCATTTGGAGAGATCATTCCAATGTTTGCTGGAGAAACCCTTCAATGGCAACCATCTTTCGAGTAA